Proteins from a genomic interval of Kitasatospora kifunensis:
- a CDS encoding non-ribosomal peptide synthetase yields the protein MSSNAQPQFSPLSSAQQRLWFFRQLRPDSSEYNVPQATRLRGPLDLPAMTRAVARLAERHSLLRATVPLVDGVPMLRIAPRLTVELPVTDLTDLPAPARERALGEEVDRLALGTFDLVAGPLFRAGLIRLAAEEHVLVLAFHHIVVDGWSIGILQRDLNDEYAAALDGAPEHGTDTSADAYDYRDYAAAERQMLAGPRRAEAMAYWRQQLAGAPEQLSIPTDWPHPPVPSGAGAPVRFHLSPQLMQQVQTLATRYRVTKFTVLLSAYATLLARLAATEEVVIGVPVSGRTKLETERIVGLFVNMLPLRVRLRPGMTFAELLPQVRDTFLAGHEYQDLPFQQVVEELQPERTTSRHPIFQSAFTYESAFVAGDGPRGLTASPVPLRISTAKFELTLQVAVAPEQADGYVSYQSDVYEAGTARLLVERFQRLLTAALAAPDAPLARLPLLGVQEERTVVAGAEAPPAPGAECVDRLVERAARERPEAIAVRTADRSLSYAELDRQAELVAARLRAAGARPGALVATCLPRGPELVVAVLGVLKSGAAYLPLDPANPPGRLAAVLSEARPLLVLTDRQDSGLPDTTAVLTLAEATAAGAATTQAAPRAQLTDLAYVIYTSGSTGLPKGVMIEHRALANLVAWHHRTFGLTAGDRSTLIAAPGFDASVWEIWPALAAGATLEVPDAATVLSPRELTDWLVDREVTSCFVPTPLVERIAAAPWPAGGAPRSVLTGGDRLHGIGPRELPFQLVNNYGPTESTVVATSGQVAPDTHGRGALPDIGRPIAGVEAFVLDRELAPVPIGLPGELYLGGVALARGYLGRPELTADRFVPHPFSSTPGARLYRTGDLVRRRADGTIDFLGRNDQQLKIRGFRIEAGEIENILRAHPGVRDAIVALAPSGQDGGEPALTAYLVLADPTSPPDRAELHEQVGRQLPGYMRPHDYQVLEALPLTANGKVDRAELAGQAVPLAGRAAPQGAARTPLEQRIAAVWAKALGHENFGTQDNFFDIGGHSLLLATVREALAGELDRELSILTVFEHPTIAALARQLDAQPLAAHAATTGGATGGAATTAADPAPERLRRGNSRLKSLRAQHRRPAPARTPDETSQLAEGTPKDTNR from the coding sequence GTGTCCAGTAACGCGCAGCCGCAGTTCTCCCCGCTCTCCTCGGCCCAGCAGCGGCTCTGGTTCTTCCGGCAACTGCGCCCGGACAGCAGCGAGTACAACGTGCCGCAGGCCACCCGGCTGCGCGGCCCGCTCGACCTGCCCGCCATGACCCGGGCGGTGGCGCGGCTGGCCGAGCGGCACAGCCTGCTGCGCGCCACCGTCCCGCTGGTGGACGGCGTGCCGATGCTGCGGATCGCGCCGCGGCTGACCGTGGAGCTGCCGGTCACCGACCTCACCGACCTGCCGGCACCCGCCCGCGAGCGCGCGCTGGGCGAGGAGGTGGACCGGCTGGCCCTGGGCACCTTCGACCTGGTGGCCGGCCCGCTCTTCCGGGCCGGGCTGATCAGGCTCGCGGCCGAGGAGCACGTGCTGGTGCTCGCCTTCCACCACATCGTGGTCGACGGCTGGTCGATCGGCATCCTGCAGCGCGACCTGAACGACGAGTACGCCGCCGCGCTCGACGGCGCCCCCGAGCACGGTACCGATACGTCCGCCGACGCCTACGACTACCGGGACTACGCCGCCGCCGAGCGGCAGATGCTGGCCGGACCGCGCCGCGCCGAGGCCATGGCCTACTGGCGGCAGCAGTTGGCCGGTGCGCCCGAGCAGCTCTCGATACCGACCGACTGGCCGCACCCACCGGTGCCGAGCGGCGCCGGCGCCCCCGTCCGCTTCCACCTCTCCCCGCAACTCATGCAGCAGGTGCAGACCCTGGCCACCCGGTACCGGGTCACCAAGTTCACCGTGCTGCTCAGCGCGTACGCCACGCTGCTGGCCCGGCTGGCCGCCACCGAGGAGGTGGTGATCGGCGTGCCGGTCAGCGGCCGCACCAAGCTGGAGACCGAGAGGATCGTCGGACTCTTCGTCAACATGCTGCCACTGCGGGTGCGACTGCGCCCGGGGATGACCTTCGCCGAGCTGCTGCCCCAGGTCCGCGACACCTTCCTGGCCGGTCACGAGTACCAGGACCTGCCCTTCCAGCAGGTGGTGGAGGAGCTCCAGCCCGAACGGACCACCTCGCGACACCCGATCTTCCAGAGCGCCTTCACCTATGAGAGCGCCTTCGTGGCCGGGGACGGGCCGCGCGGCCTGACCGCGAGCCCGGTGCCGCTGCGGATCAGCACCGCCAAGTTCGAGCTGACCCTGCAGGTGGCCGTCGCACCGGAGCAGGCCGACGGCTATGTGAGCTACCAGAGCGACGTGTACGAGGCGGGCACCGCGCGGCTGCTGGTCGAGCGGTTCCAGCGGCTGCTGACCGCGGCGCTCGCCGCGCCGGACGCACCGCTGGCCCGGCTGCCGCTGCTGGGCGTCCAGGAGGAGCGCACCGTGGTGGCCGGTGCCGAAGCGCCACCGGCGCCCGGCGCCGAGTGCGTGGACCGGCTGGTGGAGCGTGCGGCCCGCGAGCGGCCCGAGGCCATCGCGGTGCGTACCGCCGACCGGTCGCTGAGCTACGCCGAACTCGACCGGCAGGCCGAGCTGGTGGCGGCCCGGCTGCGCGCGGCGGGTGCCCGGCCCGGCGCCCTGGTGGCGACCTGCCTGCCGCGCGGGCCGGAGCTGGTCGTCGCCGTGCTCGGGGTGCTGAAGAGCGGCGCCGCCTATCTGCCGCTGGACCCGGCCAACCCGCCGGGCCGGCTGGCCGCGGTGCTGTCCGAGGCGCGCCCGCTGCTGGTACTGACGGATCGTCAGGACAGTGGCCTGCCGGACACCACGGCGGTCCTCACGCTCGCCGAGGCCACTGCTGCCGGAGCTGCTACTACCCAGGCAGCGCCGCGCGCCCAACTCACCGACCTCGCCTACGTGATCTACACCTCGGGCTCGACCGGCCTGCCCAAGGGCGTGATGATCGAGCACCGGGCGCTGGCCAACCTGGTCGCCTGGCACCACCGCACCTTCGGCCTGACCGCGGGCGACCGCAGCACACTGATCGCCGCCCCGGGCTTCGACGCCTCGGTCTGGGAGATCTGGCCCGCGCTGGCCGCCGGTGCCACCCTCGAAGTGCCGGACGCCGCAACCGTGCTGTCCCCGCGCGAGCTGACCGACTGGCTGGTCGACCGCGAGGTGACCAGCTGCTTCGTGCCGACTCCGCTGGTCGAGCGGATCGCCGCCGCGCCCTGGCCGGCCGGCGGCGCGCCGCGCTCGGTGCTGACCGGCGGCGACCGCCTGCACGGCATCGGGCCCCGGGAGCTTCCGTTCCAGCTGGTCAACAACTACGGTCCGACCGAGAGCACGGTGGTGGCCACCTCCGGCCAGGTGGCGCCCGACACGCACGGCCGCGGCGCCCTGCCGGACATCGGCCGGCCGATCGCGGGCGTCGAGGCCTTCGTGCTGGACAGGGAGCTGGCCCCGGTGCCGATCGGGCTGCCGGGCGAGCTGTACCTGGGCGGGGTGGCACTGGCCCGCGGCTACCTGGGCCGACCCGAGCTGACCGCCGACCGCTTCGTCCCGCACCCCTTCAGCAGCACCCCCGGCGCCCGCCTCTACCGCACCGGCGACCTGGTGCGCCGGCGGGCCGACGGCACCATCGACTTCCTGGGCCGCAACGACCAGCAGTTGAAGATCCGCGGATTCCGGATCGAGGCCGGCGAGATCGAGAACATCCTGCGCGCCCACCCCGGCGTGCGGGACGCCATCGTCGCCCTGGCGCCCAGCGGCCAGGACGGCGGCGAACCGGCGCTGACCGCCTACCTGGTGCTCGCCGACCCCACGAGCCCGCCCGACCGGGCCGAGCTGCACGAGCAGGTCGGCCGCCAACTCCCGGGCTACATGCGCCCGCACGACTACCAGGTGCTGGAGGCGCTGCCGCTGACCGCCAACGGCAAGGTCGACCGCGCCGAACTGGCCGGGCAGGCGGTGCCGCTGGCCGGCCGGGCCGCGCCGCAGGGCGCCGCGCGCACCCCGCTGGAGCAGCGGATCGCCGCCGTCTGGGCGAAGGCGCTGGGGCACGAGAACTTCGGCACCCAGGACAACTTCTTCGACATCGGCGGCCACTCGCTGCTGCTGGCCACCGTCCGCGAGGCGCTGGCCGGGGAGTTGGACCGGGAGCTGAGCATCCTCACGGTCTTCGAGCACCCCACCATCGCCGCCCTGGCCCGCCAGCTCGACGCCCAGCCCCTCGCCGCACACGCCGCCACGACCGGCGGTGCGACCGGCGGTGCGGCCACGACGGCCGCCGACCCCGCCCCCGAGCGCCTGCGGCGCGGCAACTCCCGACTGAAGTCGCTGCGCGCCCAGCACCGGCGCCCCGCCCCTGCCCGCACCCCCGACGAGACTTCGCAGCTCGCCGAAGGCACACCGAAGGACACGAACCGATGA
- a CDS encoding beta-ketoacyl synthase N-terminal-like domain-containing protein gives MTGEHYDSDDYSSDGYGSDDYGSDDYGSDDYAAENDTHIAIVGMACRFPGAATPEEYWANLTAGVDSVRAFSAEELRAWGHDPAALDDPRYVPMHGIVDGIGEFDADFFQFSSRDATLLNPQHQMFLECAWEALERAGYDPRATPGTVGVYAGTGRNGYAALTQAQAERFPGVDALTLTISNEPEHLATRISYKLGLTGPSMAVLTACSSSLVAVHEAGRALLAGDCDMALAGGITLRLPRSGYRYLEGGTMSPDGRCRTFSAGAKGIVGGDGAGVVVLRRLQDALDDGDHVHAVIRGSAVNNDGHERAGFTAPGVHGQTEVIRLAHAAAEVSAASISYVEAHGTGTPVGDPIEVSALTQAFRAEQEVPAGSVLLGSVKTNIGHTDTAAGVAGLIKTALALEHRAIPATLHFEGPNPVIDFAKTPFTVNTEHRAWDSAGQPRRAGVSSFGIGGTNAHVVLEEAPRAAERAEREECAQLLVLSARTPAALAAMAERLARHLERHPELPLADVAWTLQSGRRAFAHRSYVVCADHAQAIAALSAASAAPVSKAPGAVTSEELLDRLTPELTATERAALLGELGRLWQDGSPVDWSRLHEAALPRRVPLPSYPFERRHHLVQPEPFAAPVTQAPIAAAATAAPAAAAGPAEHLAEGADDSASIEERLAVLFAKVLGEAEDLAERDFFELGGDSLTAVQLFSLVEDDFGVAPPLEAIFDAPTVTEFAVVIQELLATLRATEAADDTRGTS, from the coding sequence ATGACCGGCGAGCACTACGACAGTGACGACTACAGCAGTGACGGCTACGGCAGTGACGACTACGGCAGTGACGACTACGGCAGTGACGACTACGCCGCTGAGAACGACACGCACATCGCCATCGTGGGCATGGCGTGCCGCTTCCCCGGCGCCGCGACGCCCGAGGAGTACTGGGCGAACCTGACGGCCGGGGTGGACTCGGTGCGCGCCTTCTCGGCCGAGGAGCTGCGCGCCTGGGGCCACGACCCGGCAGCGCTGGACGACCCGCGCTACGTGCCGATGCACGGCATCGTGGACGGCATCGGCGAGTTCGACGCGGACTTCTTCCAGTTCTCCAGCCGCGACGCCACCCTGCTCAACCCGCAGCACCAGATGTTCCTGGAGTGCGCCTGGGAGGCGCTGGAGCGGGCCGGCTACGACCCGCGCGCCACGCCCGGCACGGTGGGCGTCTACGCCGGCACCGGCCGCAACGGCTACGCCGCGCTGACCCAGGCCCAGGCCGAGCGGTTCCCCGGCGTCGACGCCCTGACGCTGACCATCTCCAACGAGCCCGAGCACCTGGCCACCCGCATCTCCTACAAGCTCGGCCTGACCGGGCCCAGCATGGCGGTGCTGACGGCCTGTTCGTCCTCGCTGGTCGCCGTCCACGAGGCCGGCCGGGCGCTGCTGGCCGGCGACTGCGACATGGCGCTGGCCGGCGGGATCACGCTGCGGCTGCCGCGCTCCGGCTACCGCTACCTGGAGGGCGGCACGATGTCGCCCGACGGCCGCTGCCGCACCTTCTCCGCGGGCGCCAAGGGCATCGTGGGCGGCGACGGGGCGGGCGTGGTGGTGCTGCGCCGCCTACAGGACGCGCTGGACGACGGCGACCACGTGCACGCCGTGATCCGCGGTTCGGCGGTCAACAACGACGGGCACGAGCGGGCCGGCTTCACCGCGCCCGGCGTGCACGGCCAGACCGAGGTGATCCGCCTCGCCCACGCGGCGGCCGAGGTGAGCGCCGCCTCGATCTCCTACGTCGAGGCGCACGGCACCGGGACCCCGGTGGGCGACCCGATCGAGGTCTCCGCGCTGACCCAGGCCTTCCGCGCCGAGCAGGAGGTGCCGGCCGGTTCCGTGCTGCTGGGCTCGGTGAAGACCAACATCGGCCACACCGACACCGCCGCCGGCGTGGCCGGGCTGATCAAGACCGCGCTGGCGCTGGAGCACCGGGCGATCCCCGCCACCCTGCACTTCGAGGGCCCCAACCCGGTGATCGACTTCGCCAAGACCCCCTTCACGGTCAACACCGAGCACCGCGCCTGGGATTCGGCCGGGCAGCCGCGCCGGGCCGGCGTCAGCTCCTTCGGCATCGGCGGCACCAATGCGCACGTGGTGCTGGAGGAGGCACCGCGCGCGGCGGAGCGGGCCGAGCGGGAGGAGTGCGCCCAGCTGCTGGTGCTCTCCGCCCGGACCCCGGCCGCGCTGGCCGCGATGGCCGAGCGGCTGGCCCGGCACCTGGAGCGGCACCCCGAGCTGCCGCTGGCGGACGTCGCCTGGACGCTGCAGAGCGGTCGGCGCGCCTTCGCGCACCGCAGCTACGTCGTCTGCGCCGACCACGCGCAGGCGATCGCGGCGCTGTCGGCCGCCTCGGCAGCGCCGGTGTCCAAGGCCCCCGGGGCGGTCACCTCGGAGGAGCTGCTCGACCGGCTGACGCCGGAGCTCACCGCAACCGAACGCGCAGCCCTGCTGGGTGAGTTGGGTCGACTCTGGCAGGACGGCAGCCCGGTCGACTGGTCCCGCCTGCACGAGGCCGCGCTCCCCCGCCGGGTGCCGCTGCCCAGCTACCCGTTCGAGCGCCGGCACCACCTGGTCCAGCCCGAGCCGTTCGCCGCACCGGTCACGCAGGCGCCGATCGCCGCTGCCGCCACCGCCGCGCCCGCCGCTGCCGCCGGCCCGGCGGAGCACCTGGCCGAGGGGGCGGACGACAGCGCGTCCATCGAGGAGCGGCTCGCGGTGCTCTTCGCCAAGGTGCTGGGCGAGGCCGAGGACCTGGCGGAGCGCGACTTCTTCGAGCTGGGCGGCGACTCGCTCACCGCCGTGCAGCTGTTCTCGCTGGTCGAGGACGACTTCGGGGTCGCGCCGCCGCTGGAGGCGATCTTCGACGCACCCACGGTCACCGAATTCGCGGTCGTGATCCAGGAGTTGCTCGCCACCCTGCGGGCCACCGAGGCCGCCGACGACACCCGGGGGACCTCGTGA
- a CDS encoding non-ribosomal peptide synthetase, whose amino-acid sequence MTDTDLTGSDLTGTDLTGSDLPGGGPSPVRIAPASFAQRRLWFLDHFTGGNSAYNLVSALRLRGPLDTAALHRSLQHLVDRHEILRTTFAAEAGEPRQLVAASLQLALPITDLSGTPAAERSSQASALAQAEALREFDLATGPLIRTSLLRLDIEDHVLAVICHHAIGDAWSMGRFHLELSTLYAAYRAGETPQLDPLPMQFGDYAERERVELLGEPAQRALARLCERLAGAPTVLELPTTYTRPAVQGYAGAVHQITLEPELWQRVLLTSRQQRVTPFMTLLTVYALLLSQLSGAQDLVIGSPSAGRTSTATAPLIGMFVNTLPLRMDLTGDPTFAELLQRARRTALAAIADQGVPLEQLVTELRLDRTASHDPLFQTMFALQQPNSFPELAGVEAEVQPVQPSTTFSDLWLEITPREDGALATFRYRTELFDAPSVVRMAEQYRNLLDDALERPQARAAELSLLSPAQAERILREWSRSAEPHAWDLPVHELIERQAEATPERGAVAFEGTELTYAELTERAHLIAARLAEQGARPGQVVALCLPRGLELVPAILAVLRGGGAYLPLSTEDPAGRLARLVRLSGATQVLTTAELAGAFAEAGVPVLAVDTLSGPATAPEAARVAPDDLAYVIYTSGSTGEPKAVGVPHRGLANRIHALQDSQRLTPADRVMQKTPYTFDVSVQELLWPLTAGATLVMAAPGGHRDPGYLVDLIEREAVTTVHFVPPMLEAFLEEPNLERCKSLQRVFCSGQALPAQLTQRCLDRLPVRLTNFYGPTEASIEVTEWQCPPSPAGPGAVREARVPIGRPIAGVEVYVLDGQLRPVPVGVPGELYLGGVALARGYLGRPELTADRFVPHPYGSAPGARLYRTGDLVRWRADATIEFLGRNDHQLKVRGFRIEPGEIENVLRDQTEVQDALVTTTPAAVPGGEPALTAYLVLAAAGAEAAEDTEGFTAVLRDRLRGQLPRYMVPSHLIVLPRFPLNSSGKVDRAALPLPDQHRSGELTGPRDELERTLAGIWGQVLGRPETGVDEDFFEIGGDSLKSIQVVHRAREAGLAISVSQLFHHPTIEELAERLRQGGTQ is encoded by the coding sequence GTGACCGACACCGACCTGACCGGCAGCGACCTGACCGGCACCGACCTGACCGGCAGTGACCTGCCGGGCGGCGGGCCGTCGCCGGTCCGGATCGCGCCGGCCTCCTTCGCCCAGCGCAGGCTCTGGTTCCTGGACCACTTCACCGGCGGCAACAGCGCCTACAACCTGGTCTCGGCGCTGCGCCTGCGCGGCCCGCTGGACACCGCCGCGCTGCACCGCTCGCTCCAGCACCTGGTGGACCGGCACGAGATCCTGCGCACCACCTTCGCGGCCGAGGCTGGCGAGCCGCGCCAGCTGGTCGCAGCCAGTCTCCAACTCGCCCTGCCCATCACCGACCTGAGCGGCACCCCGGCCGCCGAGCGGAGCTCGCAGGCCAGCGCCCTGGCCCAGGCGGAAGCCCTGCGCGAGTTCGATCTCGCCACCGGCCCACTGATCCGCACCAGCCTGCTGCGGCTGGACATCGAGGACCACGTGCTGGCGGTGATCTGCCACCACGCGATCGGCGACGCCTGGTCGATGGGCCGCTTCCACCTGGAGCTGTCCACCCTCTACGCGGCCTACCGAGCCGGTGAGACACCCCAACTCGACCCGCTGCCCATGCAGTTCGGCGACTACGCGGAGCGCGAGCGGGTCGAGCTGCTCGGCGAGCCGGCCCAGCGGGCACTGGCCCGGCTCTGCGAGCGGCTGGCCGGGGCACCGACCGTGCTCGAACTGCCCACCACCTACACCCGCCCGGCCGTCCAGGGCTACGCGGGCGCGGTCCACCAGATCACCCTGGAGCCCGAGTTGTGGCAGCGCGTGCTGCTCACCTCGCGCCAGCAGCGGGTCACCCCGTTCATGACCCTGCTGACCGTCTACGCCCTGCTGCTCTCCCAGCTCTCCGGCGCGCAGGACCTGGTGATCGGCAGTCCCTCGGCCGGTCGCACCAGTACCGCGACCGCGCCGCTGATCGGCATGTTCGTCAACACCCTGCCGCTGCGGATGGACCTGACCGGCGACCCCACCTTCGCCGAGCTGCTGCAGCGCGCCCGGCGCACCGCGCTGGCCGCGATCGCCGACCAGGGAGTGCCGCTGGAGCAGCTGGTGACCGAGCTGCGACTGGACCGCACGGCCAGCCACGACCCGCTGTTCCAGACCATGTTCGCGCTCCAGCAGCCGAACTCGTTCCCGGAGCTGGCCGGAGTCGAGGCGGAGGTGCAGCCGGTACAGCCGTCCACCACCTTCTCCGACCTCTGGTTGGAGATCACCCCGCGCGAGGATGGCGCGCTCGCGACCTTCCGGTACCGGACCGAGCTGTTCGACGCGCCGAGCGTGGTACGGATGGCCGAGCAGTACCGCAACCTGCTGGACGACGCTCTGGAGCGGCCACAGGCGAGGGCCGCCGAACTCTCCCTGCTGAGCCCGGCGCAGGCCGAGCGGATCCTGCGGGAGTGGAGCCGCAGCGCCGAACCGCACGCCTGGGACCTCCCGGTGCACGAGCTGATCGAGCGCCAGGCCGAGGCCACGCCCGAGCGCGGCGCGGTGGCCTTCGAGGGCACCGAGCTGACCTACGCCGAACTGACCGAGCGGGCCCACCTGATCGCCGCCCGCCTGGCCGAGCAGGGCGCGCGCCCGGGCCAGGTGGTGGCGCTCTGCCTGCCGCGCGGGCTGGAGCTGGTGCCTGCGATCCTGGCCGTGCTGCGCGGCGGCGGCGCCTACCTGCCGCTGTCCACCGAGGACCCGGCCGGGCGGCTGGCCAGGCTGGTGCGCCTGTCGGGCGCCACCCAGGTGCTGACCACCGCCGAGCTGGCCGGTGCCTTCGCCGAGGCGGGGGTGCCGGTGCTGGCGGTCGACACCCTCAGCGGGCCCGCCACGGCGCCCGAGGCGGCCCGCGTCGCCCCGGACGACCTGGCCTACGTCATCTACACCTCCGGCTCCACCGGCGAGCCCAAGGCGGTGGGCGTGCCGCACCGCGGGCTGGCCAACCGGATTCACGCCCTGCAGGACTCCCAGCGCCTGACTCCCGCCGACCGGGTGATGCAGAAGACCCCGTACACCTTCGACGTGTCGGTCCAGGAGCTGCTCTGGCCGCTGACCGCCGGCGCGACGCTGGTGATGGCCGCGCCGGGCGGGCACCGCGACCCCGGCTACCTGGTCGACCTGATCGAGCGCGAGGCCGTCACCACGGTGCACTTCGTGCCGCCGATGCTGGAGGCCTTCCTGGAGGAACCGAACCTGGAGCGGTGCAAGTCGCTGCAGCGGGTCTTCTGCAGCGGGCAGGCGCTGCCGGCCCAGCTGACGCAGCGCTGCCTGGACCGGCTGCCGGTGCGGCTGACCAACTTCTACGGACCCACCGAGGCCTCCATCGAGGTCACCGAGTGGCAGTGCCCGCCGTCGCCGGCCGGCCCCGGCGCCGTGCGCGAGGCCCGGGTGCCGATCGGGCGGCCCATCGCGGGCGTCGAAGTGTACGTGTTGGACGGGCAGTTGCGGCCGGTGCCGGTCGGCGTGCCCGGCGAGCTGTACCTGGGCGGAGTGGCGCTGGCCCGCGGCTACCTGGGCCGGCCCGAGCTGACCGCCGACCGCTTCGTGCCGCACCCCTACGGCAGCGCCCCCGGCGCTCGGCTCTACCGAACCGGCGACCTGGTGCGCTGGCGGGCCGATGCCACCATCGAGTTCCTGGGCCGCAACGACCACCAGCTGAAGGTCCGCGGCTTTCGGATCGAGCCCGGCGAGATCGAGAACGTGCTGCGCGACCAGACCGAGGTGCAGGACGCACTGGTCACCACCACACCCGCCGCCGTCCCCGGCGGCGAACCGGCGCTCACCGCCTACCTGGTGCTCGCCGCAGCCGGTGCCGAGGCGGCCGAGGACACCGAGGGGTTCACCGCGGTGCTGCGCGATCGGCTGCGCGGCCAGCTGCCGCGCTACATGGTCCCCAGCCACCTGATCGTGCTGCCCCGCTTCCCGCTCAACTCCAGCGGCAAGGTGGACCGCGCGGCGCTGCCGCTGCCCGACCAGCACCGGTCCGGCGAACTGACCGGACCACGTGACGAGTTGGAGCGCACCCTGGCGGGGATCTGGGGCCAGGTGCTGGGCCGCCCTGAGACCGGCGTGGACGAGGACTTCTTCGAGATCGGCGGCGACTCGCTGAAGAGCATCCAGGTGGTCCACCGCGCCCGCGAGGCCGGGCTGGCCATCAGCGTCAGCCAGCTCTTCCACCACCCCACCATCGAGGAGCTGGCCGAGCGGCTGCGACAGGGGGGCACGCAGTGA
- a CDS encoding thioesterase II family protein, whose amino-acid sequence MRNRWLLRFPPRPEARIRLLCLPGAGAAAAMYRSWGELLPSEVEVCAVQLPGRGARLREPLHTLMDPLADALAEVVLAEPGLPTVIFGHSLGSLIGFELAHRLRDSADHAPLALVAAAHRAPRLGSAALPYHRSTEEELAKVMTALGGTPAEVLARPELLRLALPSIRADFELDYTYRYQERPALSIPISVYGGLGDNSVGQGELDAWRSHTTGAFSLRMLPGNHFFPTGPSGPELLALLTADLLQHV is encoded by the coding sequence GTGAGGAACCGCTGGCTGCTGCGCTTCCCGCCGCGTCCCGAGGCCCGGATCCGGCTGCTCTGCCTGCCCGGGGCCGGCGCCGCCGCCGCGATGTACCGCTCCTGGGGCGAACTGCTGCCGAGCGAGGTGGAGGTCTGCGCCGTCCAGCTGCCGGGGCGCGGCGCCCGGCTGCGGGAGCCGCTGCACACCCTGATGGACCCGCTGGCCGATGCCCTGGCCGAGGTGGTGCTGGCCGAGCCCGGGCTGCCCACGGTCATCTTCGGGCACAGCCTCGGCTCGCTGATCGGCTTCGAACTGGCCCACCGGCTGCGGGACTCGGCCGACCACGCACCGCTCGCGCTGGTGGCGGCCGCCCACCGGGCCCCGCGGCTCGGCAGTGCGGCGCTGCCCTACCACCGTTCGACCGAAGAGGAGTTGGCCAAGGTGATGACCGCACTTGGCGGCACGCCGGCGGAGGTGCTGGCCCGGCCCGAGCTGCTGCGGCTGGCACTGCCCTCGATCCGGGCCGACTTCGAACTCGACTACACCTACCGCTACCAGGAGCGCCCGGCGCTGTCGATCCCGATCAGCGTCTACGGCGGTCTGGGCGACAACTCCGTCGGGCAGGGTGAACTCGACGCCTGGCGCAGTCACACCACGGGCGCGTTCAGCCTGCGGATGCTCCCGGGCAACCACTTCTTCCCCACCGGTCCGAGCGGCCCCGAGCTGCTCGCCCTGCTGACGGCAGACCTGCTCCAGCACGTCTGA
- a CDS encoding MbtH family protein, giving the protein MFEDGDDRQYLVVRNHEDQYSLWPEGRELPAGWEGVGVTGDKAACLAHIKEIWTDLRPLSLR; this is encoded by the coding sequence ATGTTCGAGGATGGCGACGACCGCCAGTACCTCGTGGTGCGCAACCACGAGGACCAGTACTCCCTCTGGCCCGAGGGCCGGGAGCTGCCGGCCGGCTGGGAGGGCGTCGGCGTGACGGGCGACAAGGCCGCCTGCCTGGCCCACATCAAGGAGATCTGGACCGATCTGCGTCCGCTCAGCCTGCGCTAG